The following coding sequences lie in one Myxococcus xanthus genomic window:
- the ybaL gene encoding YbaL family putative K(+) efflux transporter, protein MPHDTTLIATIAVGLGLAFVGGFVARWLKLPPLVGYLLAGVAVGPFTPGFVADGGLAGQLAEIGVILLMFGVGIHFSIKDLLAVRNIAVPGAVVQIAAATVMGTVVSYWWGWGLGAGLVFGLALSTASTVVLLRALEERGILDSVNGRIAVGWLIVEDLAMVLALVLLPALGNVLGSADTQTSATAAAGDSLIWTLALTLGKVCLFVALMVVAGTRLVPWMLTQVAKTGSRELFTLSVLAVSLGIAFGAAALFGVSFALGAFFAGVVVSESELSHRVAEDSLPLQDAFAVLFFVSVGMLFDPMVMVKQPLQVLAVLGIIVLGKSLAAFFIVLAFRYPVNTALTVSASLAQIGEFSFILVGLGVTLGLLPKEGQSLVLSGALLSITLNPLVFKTIDPLLAWLRRHPRFAARMDPEEDELSDLPIGMGDVQLRDHAVLIGYGRVGGVIGQSLTERKIPFVVVEQNREYVERLREEGVPAIYGDAAVPGILEHAHLDTASILIVATPDALQARAIVEQVKGVNPSLPAVVRTHGDEERDYLESLGVDRVVMGEHALARGMLDYVLERLAALKARPLLPAPADAVVP, encoded by the coding sequence GTGCCTCACGACACCACGCTTATCGCCACCATCGCAGTTGGACTCGGACTGGCCTTCGTTGGTGGGTTCGTCGCACGCTGGCTGAAGCTGCCACCTTTGGTGGGCTATCTCCTGGCGGGCGTGGCCGTGGGGCCGTTCACGCCGGGCTTCGTCGCGGATGGGGGCCTTGCCGGTCAGTTGGCGGAGATTGGCGTCATCCTGCTGATGTTCGGCGTGGGGATTCACTTCTCCATCAAGGACCTGCTCGCCGTGCGCAATATCGCGGTGCCGGGCGCCGTCGTGCAGATCGCGGCGGCCACCGTGATGGGGACCGTGGTCTCGTACTGGTGGGGTTGGGGCCTGGGCGCGGGCCTGGTGTTCGGCCTCGCGCTGTCCACCGCCAGCACCGTGGTGCTGCTGCGCGCCTTGGAGGAGCGGGGCATCCTCGATTCGGTGAATGGCCGCATCGCGGTGGGTTGGCTGATTGTGGAGGACCTGGCGATGGTGCTCGCCCTGGTCCTCCTCCCCGCGCTGGGCAACGTCCTTGGCTCCGCCGACACGCAGACGTCCGCGACGGCGGCCGCTGGAGACAGCCTCATCTGGACCCTGGCCCTCACGCTGGGGAAGGTCTGCCTCTTCGTGGCGCTGATGGTGGTCGCCGGCACGCGGCTGGTGCCCTGGATGCTGACCCAGGTGGCCAAGACGGGCTCCCGCGAGCTGTTCACGTTGTCGGTGCTGGCGGTGTCGCTGGGGATTGCGTTCGGGGCCGCCGCGCTCTTCGGCGTCTCCTTCGCGCTGGGCGCCTTCTTCGCGGGCGTGGTGGTCAGTGAGTCGGAGCTCAGCCACCGGGTGGCGGAGGATTCGCTGCCGCTCCAGGACGCGTTCGCGGTGCTGTTCTTCGTGTCGGTGGGAATGCTCTTCGACCCGATGGTGATGGTGAAGCAGCCGCTCCAGGTCCTCGCCGTGCTGGGCATCATCGTCCTGGGGAAGTCGCTGGCCGCCTTCTTCATCGTGTTGGCGTTCCGCTACCCGGTGAACACCGCCCTCACGGTGTCCGCGAGCCTGGCGCAGATTGGGGAGTTCTCGTTCATCCTGGTGGGACTGGGCGTCACGCTCGGGCTGCTGCCGAAAGAGGGGCAGAGCCTGGTGTTGTCGGGGGCCCTGCTGTCCATCACCCTCAACCCGCTCGTCTTCAAGACCATTGATCCACTGCTGGCGTGGCTGCGCCGGCACCCAAGGTTCGCCGCGCGCATGGACCCCGAGGAAGACGAACTGTCTGACCTGCCCATTGGGATGGGGGACGTGCAGCTGCGCGATCACGCGGTGTTGATTGGCTACGGGCGCGTGGGCGGCGTGATTGGCCAGAGCCTGACGGAGCGGAAGATTCCCTTCGTGGTCGTGGAGCAGAACCGCGAGTACGTGGAGCGCCTTCGTGAGGAGGGCGTGCCCGCCATCTATGGGGACGCCGCGGTGCCCGGCATCCTGGAGCACGCGCACCTGGATACGGCGTCCATCCTCATCGTCGCCACGCCGGACGCGTTACAGGCCCGCGCCATCGTGGAGCAGGTGAAGGGCGTGAATCCGTCCCTTCCCGCCGTGGTGCGTACGCATGGCGACGAGGAGCGGGACTACCTGGAGTCGCTTGGCGTGGACCGGGTGGTGATGGGCGAGCACGCGCTGGCACGGGGCATGTTGGACTATGTGCTGGAGCGGCTGGCCGCACTGAAGGCCCGGCCTCTGCTGCCGGCACCCGCGGACGCCGTGGTGCCTTGA
- a CDS encoding DUF4215 domain-containing protein has protein sequence MLAVLALVLSACGGDTSPEPDGGVTLDASIPSDAGEQPEDGGADVDAGSEPDAGAEPDSGTEGDAGTEPDAGTEPDAGTEPDAGTEPDSGTESDAGTEPDAGAEPDSGTESDAGTESDAGTESDAGTEPDAGTEPDAGSHVCGDGVVQASELCDDGNAAAGDGCSATCRDIEPGWVCPVAGGRCSAAMCGDGILAGAEECEDGNVITGDGCDSMCRLEDGWHCPSVGAPCSRTVCGDGQVQGTEQCDDGNHDFGDRCLPDCRREPRCSDGVCEDVCGDGVILSGNTEECDDGNLRANDGCSPECKLEPGFACVSIEEEPPQEVSLPIVYRDFRGYDLPAGQGLPRGHVDFQNKNGVERGIVQSTLGVDGKPVYAKEGQPSTTTHGRTAFDQWYRDVPGVNRAVVSSMTLAHTGNGAYQFDDQTFFPLDGLGWVAAGFEPTRPDFDSAPRNFHFTSETRAWFEYKGTEVLSFRGDDDVWVFINGRLALDLGGVHGAEAGAVTLSARAAELGLALGRIYEVALFQAERHTSGSSYRLTLNSFSTRRTECVPLCGNAVIDEGEACDDGLNTGAYGGCTAACQLAPRCGDSVVQQSEGEECDDGNTTSRDGCSATCKVEVG, from the coding sequence ATGCTTGCGGTCTTGGCGCTGGTCCTTTCGGCGTGTGGTGGAGACACGTCCCCGGAGCCAGATGGCGGTGTGACGCTGGATGCATCCATCCCCTCCGATGCTGGCGAACAGCCGGAGGATGGAGGCGCTGACGTCGATGCTGGCTCCGAGCCCGACGCGGGTGCCGAGCCCGATTCCGGGACGGAGGGGGATGCAGGGACGGAGCCCGATGCGGGCACCGAGCCCGATGCGGGCACCGAGCCCGATGCAGGGACGGAGCCCGATTCCGGGACGGAGTCCGATGCAGGGACGGAGCCCGACGCGGGTGCCGAGCCCGATTCCGGGACGGAGTCCGATGCAGGGACGGAGTCCGATGCAGGGACGGAGTCCGATGCAGGAACGGAGCCCGATGCAGGAACGGAGCCCGATGCGGGCTCGCACGTCTGTGGTGACGGCGTGGTGCAGGCGTCGGAGCTGTGTGACGACGGCAATGCCGCGGCCGGCGATGGCTGCTCGGCCACGTGCCGCGACATTGAACCCGGGTGGGTCTGTCCGGTCGCGGGTGGGCGCTGTTCCGCGGCCATGTGTGGTGACGGCATCCTCGCTGGCGCCGAGGAGTGCGAGGACGGAAACGTCATCACTGGCGATGGCTGCGACTCCATGTGCCGGCTGGAAGATGGCTGGCACTGCCCCTCGGTGGGCGCGCCTTGCTCACGTACCGTCTGTGGTGACGGTCAGGTCCAGGGCACCGAGCAGTGCGACGACGGCAACCACGACTTTGGTGACCGCTGTCTCCCCGACTGCCGTCGCGAGCCGCGTTGCAGCGACGGTGTCTGCGAGGACGTTTGTGGCGATGGCGTGATCCTGTCGGGCAACACGGAGGAGTGCGATGACGGCAACCTCCGCGCGAATGATGGCTGTTCGCCGGAGTGCAAGCTCGAGCCGGGCTTCGCCTGCGTGAGCATCGAGGAGGAGCCGCCCCAGGAGGTTTCCCTCCCCATCGTCTACCGGGATTTCCGAGGGTACGACCTGCCGGCCGGGCAGGGGCTGCCGCGTGGGCACGTCGACTTCCAGAACAAGAATGGCGTGGAGCGGGGCATCGTCCAGAGCACGCTCGGCGTGGATGGAAAGCCCGTCTACGCGAAGGAGGGGCAGCCCTCCACGACGACCCACGGCCGGACTGCGTTCGACCAGTGGTACCGCGACGTCCCTGGTGTGAACCGCGCCGTGGTCTCTTCGATGACCCTGGCGCATACGGGTAATGGCGCCTACCAGTTCGACGACCAGACCTTCTTCCCGCTGGATGGGCTGGGCTGGGTGGCGGCGGGATTCGAGCCGACGCGCCCCGATTTCGATTCGGCACCGCGCAACTTCCACTTCACCAGCGAGACGCGCGCCTGGTTCGAATACAAGGGCACGGAAGTGCTGTCGTTCCGCGGCGACGATGACGTGTGGGTGTTCATCAACGGCCGCCTGGCATTGGACCTGGGCGGTGTCCATGGCGCCGAGGCGGGGGCCGTCACGCTCTCCGCTCGGGCCGCGGAGCTGGGACTGGCGCTTGGCCGAATCTATGAGGTCGCCCTCTTCCAGGCCGAGCGCCACACGAGCGGGTCGTCCTATCGGCTCACGCTCAACAGCTTCAGCACGCGCCGCACGGAGTGCGTCCCGCTCTGCGGTAACGCGGTCATCGACGAGGGCGAGGCGTGTGATGACGGGCTGAACACCGGGGCCTACGGCGGGTGCACCGCCGCATGCCAGTTGGCGCCCCGCTGCGGCGACTCCGTCGTCCAGCAGTCTGAGGGTGAGGAGTGCGACGACGGCAACACCACCAGCCGCGATGGGTGCAGCGCGACCTGCAAAGTGGAAGTGGGCTGA
- a CDS encoding methylmalonyl-CoA mutase family protein — MRNVQQTPVPQPYKPRFHVRIVTAASLFDGHDAAINVMRRLMQASGAEIIHLGHNRSVAEIVDCAIQEDVQGIAITSYQGGHVEFFKYMIDLLRERKANIKVFGGGGGTILPSEIEELHRYGVTRIYSPDDGRAMGLQGMIDDLISQCDFEKRPADFAPLLDAPSMREPSRIAPLITIAENFASQGEPLREAMSHIQAKGPRVPILGITGTGGAGKSSLVDELVRRFLADFPDKTLAVLSVDPSKRKSGGALLGDRIRMNSIDNPRVYMRSMATRQSNLALSKHVGDSIEICKAAGFDLIVVETSGIGQSDTEITEHSDVALYVMTAEYGAATQLEKIDMLDFADVIAINKFDKRGSLDALRDVRKQWKRNHNAFTTADDAVPVYGTIASQFNDPGMNQLYRALMDTISAKTGAPLKSGFELTPGMSEKKWIIPPERTRYLAEIVEACESYDGFVKAQAAIARRMYQLHGTIEALRTNVGRKRLEIVEPKDPSDTVQVTERVEGEPAYLSELVELYKDLESRLHADCRRLLAEWPATKRRYAASKYQFQVRDKVIELDLYAETLSHLRIPKIALPRYEDWGDILIWLLRENAPGAFPFTAGVFPLKREGEDPARMFAGEGGPERTNKRFHYVSRGLPAKRLSTAFDSVTLYGEDPDHRPDIYGKVGNSGVSIANVDDAKKLYSGFDLADPSTSVSMTINGPAPMLLGFFLNAAVDQQCEKWIRENGKVDEVEKKIDALYRERGLPRPRYQGDLPQGNDGLGLLLLGVSGDEVLPRDVYERIRAKTLQSVRGTVQADILKEDQAQNTCIFSTEFALRVMGDIQQYFIDQKVRNFYSVSISGYHIAEAGANPISQLAFTLANGFTFVEYYLSRGMDIDDFAPNLSFFFSNGMDPEYAVLGRVARRIWAKAIRDKYGGNDRSQKLKYHIQTSGRSLHAQEIAFNDIRTTLQALLALNDNCNSLHTNAYDEAITTPTEESVRRALAIQLVINKEFGLSKNENPSQGAFIIEELTDLVEAAVLAEFRAISERGGVLGAMERMYQRSKIQEESLYYETLKHDGTLPIIGVNTFLDPKGSPTVTPPEVIRATTEEKNYAITSRDAFWKRNEATAPKALEAVRRAALDNGNIFAALMDACKVCTLGQLSRALYEVGGQYRRNM, encoded by the coding sequence GTGCGAAACGTCCAGCAGACACCCGTTCCCCAGCCCTACAAGCCTCGTTTCCACGTCCGCATCGTGACGGCCGCCTCCCTGTTCGACGGGCATGACGCCGCCATCAACGTGATGCGCCGCCTCATGCAGGCCTCGGGCGCGGAAATCATCCACCTGGGGCACAACCGCTCGGTGGCTGAGATTGTCGACTGCGCCATCCAGGAGGACGTGCAGGGCATCGCAATCACCTCCTACCAGGGCGGTCACGTCGAGTTCTTCAAGTACATGATTGACCTGCTGCGCGAGCGGAAGGCCAACATCAAGGTCTTTGGCGGCGGCGGCGGCACCATCCTCCCGTCGGAGATTGAAGAGCTCCACCGCTACGGCGTCACGCGCATCTACTCGCCGGACGACGGCCGGGCCATGGGCCTGCAGGGGATGATTGACGACCTCATCTCCCAGTGTGACTTCGAGAAGCGGCCGGCGGACTTCGCGCCCCTGCTCGATGCGCCCTCGATGCGTGAGCCGTCCCGGATTGCCCCGCTCATCACCATCGCGGAGAACTTCGCGTCCCAGGGAGAGCCCCTGCGCGAGGCCATGTCGCATATCCAGGCCAAGGGGCCGCGCGTGCCCATCCTGGGCATCACCGGCACCGGCGGCGCGGGCAAGTCCAGCCTCGTGGATGAGCTGGTGCGCCGCTTCCTGGCGGACTTCCCGGACAAGACGCTCGCCGTGCTCTCCGTGGACCCGTCCAAGCGCAAGTCCGGCGGCGCGCTCCTGGGCGACCGCATCCGGATGAACTCCATCGACAACCCGCGCGTGTACATGCGCTCGATGGCCACCCGCCAGAGCAACCTCGCCCTGTCCAAGCACGTGGGCGACTCCATCGAAATCTGCAAGGCCGCCGGCTTCGACCTCATCGTGGTGGAGACCTCCGGCATCGGCCAGTCCGACACCGAAATCACCGAGCACTCCGACGTGGCGCTCTACGTGATGACGGCGGAGTACGGCGCGGCGACGCAGCTCGAGAAGATCGACATGCTCGACTTCGCGGACGTCATCGCCATCAACAAGTTCGACAAGCGCGGCTCGCTGGACGCGCTGCGCGACGTGCGCAAGCAGTGGAAGCGCAACCACAACGCCTTCACCACCGCCGATGACGCGGTGCCCGTGTACGGCACCATCGCCTCGCAGTTCAACGACCCGGGGATGAACCAGCTCTACCGGGCGCTCATGGACACCATCTCCGCGAAGACGGGCGCGCCGCTCAAGTCCGGCTTCGAGCTCACGCCGGGGATGAGCGAGAAGAAGTGGATCATCCCGCCCGAGCGCACGCGCTACCTGGCGGAAATCGTCGAGGCCTGTGAGTCCTATGACGGCTTCGTGAAGGCCCAGGCCGCCATTGCCCGGCGCATGTACCAGCTCCACGGCACCATCGAGGCGCTGCGCACCAACGTGGGCCGGAAGCGCCTGGAAATCGTCGAGCCCAAGGACCCCTCGGACACGGTGCAGGTCACCGAGCGCGTCGAGGGCGAGCCCGCCTACCTGAGCGAGCTGGTGGAACTGTACAAGGATTTGGAGTCGCGGCTCCACGCCGACTGCCGGCGGCTGCTGGCCGAGTGGCCCGCGACGAAGCGCCGGTACGCCGCGTCCAAGTACCAGTTCCAGGTCCGCGACAAGGTCATCGAGCTGGACCTGTACGCGGAGACGCTCTCCCACCTGCGCATCCCCAAGATTGCCCTCCCCCGTTATGAAGACTGGGGTGACATCCTCATCTGGCTCCTGCGGGAGAACGCCCCGGGAGCGTTCCCCTTCACCGCGGGCGTCTTCCCGCTCAAGCGCGAGGGCGAGGACCCCGCGCGCATGTTCGCCGGCGAGGGCGGCCCGGAGCGCACCAACAAGCGCTTCCACTACGTGTCGCGGGGCCTGCCCGCCAAGCGCCTGTCCACGGCCTTCGACTCGGTGACGCTGTACGGCGAGGACCCGGACCACCGGCCGGACATCTACGGCAAGGTGGGCAACTCGGGCGTGTCCATCGCCAACGTGGACGACGCGAAGAAGCTCTACTCCGGCTTCGACCTGGCGGACCCGTCCACATCCGTGTCCATGACCATCAACGGCCCCGCGCCGATGCTGCTCGGGTTCTTCCTCAACGCCGCGGTGGACCAGCAGTGCGAGAAGTGGATTCGCGAGAACGGCAAGGTCGACGAGGTCGAGAAGAAGATTGATGCCCTCTACCGCGAGCGCGGCCTGCCGCGGCCCCGCTACCAGGGTGACTTGCCGCAGGGCAACGACGGGCTGGGCCTGCTGCTGCTCGGCGTGTCCGGCGACGAGGTGCTCCCGCGCGACGTCTACGAGCGCATCCGCGCGAAGACGCTCCAGTCGGTGCGCGGCACCGTGCAGGCGGACATCCTGAAGGAGGACCAGGCGCAGAACACCTGCATCTTCTCCACCGAGTTCGCCCTGCGGGTGATGGGCGACATCCAGCAGTACTTCATCGACCAGAAGGTCCGGAACTTCTACTCGGTGTCGATTTCCGGCTACCACATCGCGGAAGCCGGGGCGAACCCCATCTCCCAGCTGGCCTTCACGCTGGCCAACGGCTTCACCTTCGTCGAGTACTACCTGTCGCGGGGCATGGACATCGACGACTTCGCGCCCAACCTCTCGTTCTTCTTCTCGAACGGAATGGACCCGGAGTACGCCGTGCTGGGCCGCGTGGCGCGCCGCATCTGGGCCAAGGCCATCCGGGACAAGTACGGCGGCAATGACCGCTCGCAGAAGCTGAAGTACCACATCCAGACGTCTGGCCGGAGCCTGCACGCGCAGGAGATTGCCTTCAACGACATCCGGACCACGCTGCAGGCGTTGCTCGCGCTCAACGACAACTGCAATTCGTTGCACACCAACGCCTACGACGAGGCCATCACCACGCCCACCGAGGAGAGCGTGCGCCGCGCGCTCGCCATCCAGCTGGTCATCAACAAGGAGTTCGGCCTCTCCAAGAACGAAAACCCCAGCCAGGGTGCGTTCATCATCGAGGAGCTGACCGACCTGGTGGAGGCGGCGGTGCTGGCGGAGTTCCGCGCCATCTCCGAGCGCGGTGGCGTGCTGGGCGCCATGGAGCGCATGTACCAGCGCTCCAAGATTCAGGAAGAGTCCCTCTACTACGAGACGCTGAAGCACGACGGGACGCTGCCCATCATCGGGGTGAATACGTTCCTGGACCCCAAGGGCTCTCCGACGGTGACGCCGCCCGAGGTCATCCGCGCGACGACGGAGGAGAAGAACTACGCCATCACCTCGCGCGATGCCTTCTGGAAGCGGAACGAGGCGACGGCGCCCAAGGCCCTGGAGGCCGTGCGCCGCGCGGCGCTGGACAACGGCAACATCTTCGCCGCGCTGATGGACGCCTGTAAGGTCTGCACGCTCGGCCAGCTCTCTCGCGCGCTGTACGAGGTGGGCGGGCAGTACCGGCGCAACATGTAG
- the meaB gene encoding methylmalonyl Co-A mutase-associated GTPase MeaB, translating to MKLLSADAYVDGVRAGDRAMLARTITLVESELPRHAVLAQEVLTRLLPATGGSRRVGISGVPGVGKSTFIDALGMHLVNAGKRVAVLAIDPSSTVSGGSILGDKTRMARLSREEAAYIRPSPSSGTLGGVARKTRETLLLCEAAGFDVVLVETVGVGQSETVVADLVDFYLVLMLAGAGDELQGIKRGILEVADMLAINKADGDNKPRAERARSELRAALHLMRPGAEPEITTCSALEGSGIEKLWTSVDTQLGQSAASGAMERRRKAQQVQWMWTMVQDGLRAALRAHPEVSALVPTLEADVREGRTTPTSAALRVLGAFLPETRA from the coding sequence GTGAAGCTGCTGTCCGCGGACGCGTATGTGGACGGCGTGCGCGCGGGCGACCGCGCCATGCTCGCGCGCACCATCACCCTGGTGGAGAGCGAGCTGCCGCGCCACGCGGTGCTCGCCCAGGAAGTCCTCACGCGGCTGCTCCCCGCCACGGGTGGCAGCCGGCGCGTGGGCATCAGCGGCGTGCCGGGCGTGGGCAAGAGCACCTTCATCGACGCGCTGGGCATGCACCTGGTGAACGCCGGCAAGCGCGTGGCGGTGCTGGCCATCGACCCGTCCAGCACCGTGTCCGGCGGCAGCATCCTGGGTGACAAGACGCGCATGGCGCGGCTGTCGCGCGAGGAAGCCGCGTACATCCGCCCCAGCCCGTCCAGCGGCACCCTGGGCGGCGTGGCGCGCAAGACGCGCGAGACGCTGCTCTTGTGCGAAGCGGCGGGCTTCGACGTGGTGCTGGTGGAGACGGTGGGCGTGGGCCAGTCGGAGACGGTGGTGGCCGACCTGGTGGACTTCTACCTGGTGCTCATGCTGGCGGGCGCCGGGGACGAACTGCAGGGCATCAAGCGCGGCATCCTCGAGGTGGCGGACATGCTCGCCATCAACAAGGCGGACGGCGACAACAAGCCGCGCGCCGAAAGGGCCCGCTCCGAGCTACGCGCCGCGTTGCACCTGATGCGGCCGGGCGCCGAGCCGGAAATCACCACCTGCAGTGCCCTGGAGGGCAGCGGCATCGAGAAGCTGTGGACGTCCGTCGACACGCAGCTCGGGCAGAGCGCGGCCTCGGGCGCGATGGAGCGCCGCCGCAAGGCGCAGCAGGTGCAGTGGATGTGGACCATGGTGCAGGACGGCCTCCGGGCGGCCCTGCGTGCGCACCCCGAGGTGTCCGCACTGGTGCCCACGCTGGAGGCGGACGTGCGCGAAGGGCGTACGACACCGACGTCGGCCGCACTGCGGGTGCTGGGCGCGTTCCTCCCTGAAACGAGGGCCTGA